The following coding sequences lie in one Candidatus Edwardsbacteria bacterium genomic window:
- a CDS encoding tetratricopeptide repeat protein, producing MHKYNPAILWLKSGRSQPGYYAFDVHLRKGEVLELTGRWAEAEAIYGQSLEQARSAGHSECLARSQSKMGKMLHNRGESGHAMELLGAARDHYQSTGDSRSLSEVLNKIGNSHSQQGNYELALECFERSLELAAACQDRAGMSIAMNNLGNIYGDMGDSLKSLEYYQRAFQADDQAGDRLNACIDKGNMGWVYLSLGDYRRALECWEHLIKWARYFGDKHSLSIALGNMSAVQVMLGHHQKGMEGIRARLKIAGELGDKKGLSLSYSHLGSIHLINRDYGQAIEAYDRAIGLAREIGLKYYLTMFLQEAGEAHFELGEYAKAEKLCRESLEIAQSINKKDTIFKCHLLQAKLVGIKDKEEGIRLIGELLAEAEQPDQQAVINFELFKLANDEQCRKKALEIYSRLYEKTPDIDYKKKMEELTS from the coding sequence ATGCACAAATACAATCCCGCCATACTTTGGCTCAAATCCGGAAGGAGCCAGCCTGGATACTACGCCTTTGATGTCCACCTGAGGAAGGGAGAGGTGCTGGAACTTACCGGCCGCTGGGCCGAGGCGGAAGCGATCTACGGCCAGAGCTTGGAGCAGGCCCGTTCCGCCGGGCATTCCGAGTGCCTGGCTAGGAGCCAGAGCAAAATGGGCAAGATGCTGCATAACCGGGGCGAATCGGGTCACGCCATGGAGCTGCTTGGCGCCGCCCGCGATCATTACCAGTCGACCGGGGATTCCAGGAGTCTATCCGAGGTTCTCAACAAGATAGGCAACAGCCACAGCCAGCAGGGAAATTATGAATTGGCCCTGGAGTGCTTTGAAAGATCCCTGGAACTGGCGGCCGCCTGCCAGGACCGGGCCGGGATGTCCATCGCTATGAACAACCTGGGCAACATCTACGGCGATATGGGCGACAGCCTCAAATCCCTGGAGTATTACCAAAGGGCCTTCCAAGCCGACGACCAGGCCGGGGATCGTCTTAACGCCTGTATAGACAAGGGCAATATGGGGTGGGTGTACCTGTCCCTGGGGGATTACCGCCGGGCCCTGGAATGCTGGGAACACCTGATTAAATGGGCAAGGTATTTTGGGGATAAACATTCGTTGAGCATCGCTCTGGGAAACATGTCGGCGGTTCAGGTGATGCTGGGGCATCATCAAAAGGGAATGGAGGGCATTCGGGCCCGGCTTAAAATAGCCGGCGAATTGGGCGATAAAAAAGGCTTAAGTCTCAGTTACAGCCACCTGGGCAGTATCCATTTGATAAATCGGGATTATGGCCAGGCGATTGAGGCTTATGACCGGGCCATCGGCCTGGCCCGGGAGATCGGACTGAAATATTACCTGACAATGTTTCTGCAGGAGGCTGGCGAGGCGCATTTCGAACTGGGTGAATATGCGAAGGCTGAAAAATTATGCCGAGAATCTCTTGAGATCGCCCAATCGATCAATAAAAAGGATACAATCTTCAAATGCCATCTGCTCCAGGCAAAGCTTGTCGGGATCAAGGACAAAGAAGAAGGGATCCGGCTAATCGGGGAACTTCTGGCTGAGGCCGAACAGCCGGATCAGCAGGCGGTGATAAATTTTGAGCTGTTCAAGCTGGCCAATGATGAGCAATGCCGCAAGAAGGCCCTGGAAATCTATTCCCGGCTTTACGAAAAGACCCCGGATATTGATTATAAGAAGAAGATGGAGGAGTTGACAAGTTAA